From the Streptomyces sp. Sge12 genome, the window CGGCGTAGGCCGGATCCTCACTGGCGCAGACGAGCAGCAGCCCGCCGTGCCCCGGCGTGCCGGGTATGTGCAGGCCGTGGCGCGCGGCGGCGGCCAGTACCTGCCGGCCGCCCGGGTCGTACACGCAGTACACGGCGTCGGGCCGGTCCGGTCCGGCGAAGGCCGGGTCGAAGGCGCGCCCCGCCGCGTCCTCGGGGTCGAAGGGGACCAGGAGCGGAGCCCGGCCGCGCTCCGCGCACCACTGTTCGTAGGCCGATGTGACGGCCCCCGTGTAGAACTCCCGGCCGTAACCGGCGTGCAGGGCGATCCGGCGGGCCCCGGACGCGGCGAGATGGTCGAGCACCTCCCGGGTGGTGGCGGTGTGGTCGTTGTCCACCCACAGGTCCCCCGGCCAGGGGTCGGGGGGCCGCCCGTCGAAGACCACCGGCAGACCCCGCGCCCGCAGGGCCCGCAGCACCGGGTCGCCGGCCGGACTGTCGAGCAGCAGCATCCCGTCCACGGCGAGGGTGTGCCACAACGGCTCGGCGCCCCGGTCGGCGGGCAGGGTGGTCAGGGCGTAGCCGTGGGCGTGCGCGGCGGAGGTCGCCGCGGTGAGCAGCCGGGAGAAGTAGGCGATCCCGACGAAGTCCCAGGCGTCCCCCGCGTACGTGGTCACGGCGACGCCGAGGCTGCGGGTGCGCGGGCCGCGGCGCGCTCCGTAGCCGAGCGCACCCGCCACCTCACGGACCCGCCGCCGGGTGGACCCGCCGAGGCGGCCGGTGCCGTTGAGCGCGTGCGAGACGGTCGCGGTGGAGACCTCGGCGGCGCGCGCGATGTCGGCGAGCGTCGGACCGGGGGCGGGCCCGTGGGCGGGCGGGGGTGCGGGCGGGGGCACGGGCACGCCGCCATCGTACGGATTTCGTCGCCGGGGGCGGCTTCTGGTTAAGCGGTTAATCAAACAGTGTCCTGGCCACACCGACGATTGGAGTGGGCATGACGTCTTCGCACCCTTCCGGCCACCTTTCCCGCCGGGGGCTCCTCGCGGCCGCCGGGGTCGCCGGGGTCACCGGAGCGGCCGGGCTGCTGGGGGCCGCCCCGGCCTCGGCCGCCCCCGCGCCCTCGGCCGCGTCCTCCACGGGGCGCGGTTCGGCGGCCCTGGTCGTCCACAGTGCCTCCGTGTTCACCGGGACCGGCGGCCGGGCGCCCGTCGAGGCCGTCGCCGTCGGACGGGACGGCAGGATCCTGGCCACCGGTACGAACGCGGCGGTGCGCCGGCACGTGGGCCGGGACACCGAGGTCGTCGACGCCCGCGGCAACACGGTCATGAGCGGCATCCACGACGGCCACGTCCACCCGCTCGGCGCGGGCGAACGCTCGCTGTCCCCCTCGCTGGAGGGTGCCGAGACCACCGTGGCCGAACTCCGGGAGATCCTGACCGGCTTCCTCGCCGAGACGGGCGGCGCGGCCGCGGAGCCCGACCGCTGGCTGGTGGTAGAGGACTGGAACCCGGTCGGGCTGCTCCCCGCGGGCACCCTTGCGCACCACTCGATCCTGGACGCGCTGGCGACCCGGCGGCCGGTCGCCCTCGTCGGCGGCGACGGGCACAACCTGTGGGCCAATCAGCGGGCCCTGGACATCGCCGGGATCACGGCGGCCACGCCCGACCCGGTCGGCGGCAAGGTCGTGAAGGGCGCGGACGGGCGGCCGACGGGCGTTCTCAAGGACGACGCCCAGAGCCTGGTCCGGCGGCACATACCGGAGCCCACCCGGGCCGACCTGGTCGCGGCGTGCGCGAAGGTGCTGGAACTGGCGGCCGCCTCCGGGGTCACGACGATGATGGACGCGCTGGTGGGACGGCACGAGCTGGAGCTGTACCGGGCGCTCTCGGCCGCGGGGAAGCTGCCGCAGCGGATCGTGCCGGCCATCCGGCTGGAGGCGGAGCAGACCAGGGACCCCGCGGGCTCGCTGGCGTACGCGCGGGGGCTGCGGCGGGAGTTCGAAGGGGTGCGGGGGCTCCGGTTCGGGATGATCAAGGTCTTCCTGGACGGGGTCATCGAGTACCCGGCGCAGACCGCCGCCCTGCTGAAGCCGTACCTCGACGGCAAGGGCGGCCCGACCGGCAACCGGGGCGAGCTGTACACCTCGGCGGCGGAGTACGGCCGCCTCGCCGCCGCCTTCAACCGGGCGGGCTGGCAGATGCACGCGCACGGACTCGGCGACCGCGCGGTGCGCACGGCACTGGACGGGTACGCGTACGCCGCTCGGGCGACGGGCCGGCGGGACGCCCGCAACGCCGTGGCGCACCTGCAACTCGTGGACCCGGCGGACCTGCGGCGCTTCGCGCAGTTGGGCGTCGCGGCGTGCATGCAGCTCCAGTGGGCGGCGGAGGACACCTGGACGATGGAGGCGCTGCTGCCCTACATCGGACCCGAGCGGCACCGGTGGATGTACCCGGCGCGGAGCCTGGAGAAGGCGGGGGCGCGGCTGTCGGGCGGCTCCGACTGGCCGGTGGACGCCCTTCAGGTGTGGAACCAGTTGCGGACGGCGATCGACCGCCAGGGCGCCTTCGGGGCGGGCCCGCTGTACCGCGAACTGGAGGCGCTGAGCCGGGACACGGTGCTGCGGATGCACACCTCGGGGACGGCGTGGCAGCTGCGCCAGGAGGGACTGACGGGCACGGTGGAGCCGGGCCGGGCCGCGGACCTGGTGGTGCTCGACCGGGACGTGAGGCGGTGCCCGGTGGCCGACATCAGCGGGACGGGGGTGCGGATGACCCTCGTCGGGGGCCGGGTGGTGCACGACGCGGATTCCGCGTCGGGCCGGGCGGCCTCGGCGCGGGTGGCCGGAGCGGCTTCGGCCGGCCCGCGGCCGGCCTCGTACGCAGCGGTGCACGCCGGGGGGCGGCACCACGCCTGCAAGCACTGACGGGGCGGAGGCGCGGGGCCCGTCGGGAAGCGGCGGGCCCCGGCCGCGCCCGGCCGGCGCCGCCGCCCGCCCGCCTGCCGGGCCGGATCGCCGCGCATCACGCCTACGGGGACGCCATCATGGGACCTGACGACCGGTAAGACCGGGGCAATACACCCATTTGCCACACCCGACGCGGAGGTCATCTCATATCTGAGATAGCGTGCCCCCATGGCAGACGACTACCTCGTACGCATCGGCAAGCTCATCCGTGACGCCCGGCAGCACCGGGGCTGGACGCAGAGTCAACTCGCGGACGCCCTGGGCACCAGCCAGAGCGCCGTGAACCGGATCGAGCGCGGCAACCAGAACATCAGCCTTGAGATGATCGCCCGTATCGGGGAAGCGCTCGACAGCGAGATCGTCTCCCTGGGCTACGCCGGCCCGATGCACCTGCGCGTGGTGGGCGGCCGCCGTCTGTCCGGCGCCATCGACGTCAAGACGAGCAAGAACGCGTGCGTCGCCCTGCTGTGCGCCTCCCTGCTCAACAAGGGCCGTACGGTGCTGAGGCGGGTGGCCCGCATCGAGGAGGTCTACCGCCTGCTGGAGGTCCTGAACTCCATCGGCGTCCGCACCCGCTGGATCAACGACGGCGTGGACCTGGAGCTGATCCCGCCGGCCCGCCTCGACATGGAGGCGATGGACGCGGACGCGGCCCGCCGGACCCGGAGCATCATCATGTTCCTGGGCCCGCTGCTGCACCGCATGGAGACCTTCCGGCTGCCCTACGCGGGTGGCTGCGACCTCGGCACCCGCACCATCGAGCCGCACATGATCGCCCTGCGCCGCTTCGGCCTGGACATCACCGCGACCGAGGGCATCTACCACGCGAAGGTCGTGCCCGGCATCTCCCCGGACCGCCCGATCGTGCTGACCGAGCGCGGGGACACCGTCACCGAGAACGCGCTGCTGGCCGCCGCCCGGCACGACGGCGTCACCGTCATCCGCAACGCCTCGTCCAACTACATGGTCCAGGACCTGTGCTTCTTCCTGGAGGCCCTGGGCGTCCGGGTCGAGGGCGTCGGCACCACCACGCTCACCGTGCACGGCGTCCCGAGCATCGACGTGGACGTGGACTACTCCCCCTCCGAGGACCCGGTCGAGGCGATGAGCCTGCTCGCCGCCGCCGTGGTCACGGAGTCGGAGCTCACCATCCGCCGGGTGCCGATCGAGTTCATGGAGATCGAGCTCGCGGTCCTGGAGGAGATGGGCCTGGACCACGACCGCTCGGCGGAGTACAACGCCGACAACGGCCGCACCCGGCTGGTCGACCTCACGGTCCGCCCCTCGAAGCTCGAAGCCCCGATCGACAAGATCCACCCGATGCCGTTCCCCGGGCTGAACATCGACAACGTCCCCTTCTTCGCGGCCATCGCCGCCGTCGCCCAGGGCCAGACCCTGATCCACGACTGGGTGTACGACAACCGGGCCATCTACCTGACGGACCTGAACCGCCTCGGCGGCCGCCTCCAGCTCCTCGACCCCCACCGCGTCCTGGTGGAGGGCCCCACCCGCTGGCGCGCGGCGGAGATGATGTGCCCGCCGGCCCTGCGCCCGGCGGTGGTCGTCCTCCTGGCGATGATGGCGGCGGAGGGCACGTCGGTCCTGCGCAACGTCTACGTCATCAACCGCGGCTACGAGGAACTGGCGGAACGCCTCAACTCGGTGGGCGCCCAGATCGAGATCTTCCGCGACATCTAGGAAGTCGCGACTGACGCAGGCCGGTTCACCCGAGACCCCCGCCACTCCCATGAGGAGAGTGACGGGGGTCTCGAGCATCGCCTTCCTGCTCCGTCCGTGGGCTCGCACCCCGCAGGGGAATGCACGGGCCGATGAACCTCCCGTACCGAACCTGCGTCTTCCGGCCCGATCGCCCCTACGCGCACAGGAGAAGAGACCGGTGACCGACAAGGACGTTGACCGGTAGGCAACACCTGAAGGCCGACGGCGTCCGGTCAGGCCCTGCTGATGTTGTAGGAGATGCCGCTGCCGGCGCAGCCTGCGTTCCGGTACGAGCCGGTGACGCGCCATCCCGTCGGGATGGGCGAGAAGGAGCACACGGACGCGTAGTTCGACGTGGCGACGTTCGCGATGGTGTAAGCGACACCGGTACCGGCGCAACCGGCGCTGGAATAGGAACTGGTGACGACCCACCCGGTCGGAAGGGGCGAGAAGGAACACACCGTCGCGTAGTTCGATGTGGTGATCTTCGCAATGCTGTAGGCCACACCCGTACCGGCACAACCGGCACTCGAATACGAGCTGGTGACGACCCACCCGGCCGGAATCGGCGAGAACGAACACACCGTCGCATAGTTCGACGTCGCTACGTTCCCGATGCTGTAAGCCACACCCGTACCGGCGCAACCGGCGCTGGAATACGAGCTGGTGACGACCCAACCGGCCGGAATCGGCGAGAACGAACACACCGTCGCGTAATTCGACGTCGCTACATTCCCGATGCTGTAAGCCACACCCGAACCGGCACAACCGGCACTCGAATACGAGCTGGTGACGACCCAGCCGGCCGGAATCGGCGAGAACGAACACACGGTGAGAGCGGTCTGCCCGGTCGCATCGGCGATGGAGTACGCGACACCGGTGCCGGGGCAGCCTGCGCTCGAGTACGAGCTGGTGACGACCCACCCGGCCGGTATCGGGGAGTTGGAGCAGACGATCGCGCTGCCCGCGAGCTTCTGCGGGGCGGCCTGTGACGGCGCGGCCGCCGCGGACATCATGCCCAGCAGCATCAATACAACCGTCACCACGTGCGGAATGCGGTTCCGTAAGGTTCTCAAAGCCGGCCTCATATTCATCTCTGCGCTTACGCTCGACGACTGCGTCGATGCAGCTGAGATGGTGTCAGAGACGCACCGGGCGTACCAGTGCAGAGAAGAGCAACCCCCTCTGCGAAGGTTGCCGCCTGGCCCGATCTGATCGGCGGCTGCCCTGATGGAGACGGTTCCGCCGCAGCGTCGTCGCCGAGAACGACGTGATCAAGTCGTTCTCGGCGATCCACGGCGTACGCATGCGCGGCCGGCGACGGCGGCTCAGGCCGCCTGGGGGGTGAAGGGGTGGAGGGAGTCCCTGCCCGGTTCGACGATGCCGTAGGTGCTCTCCGGGACCTCGTTCCAGGCGCCCGGCAGGTCACCGAGGGGTTCGGAGACGACCAGGCGGGTGTCGTCCGAGACCTCCTGGAGGAAGGCCATGTCCGGGTGCAGCCTGCGCAGCGCGTCCACGCGGCTGCTGTAGAAGAGCGTCCGCGACGCGCCCTGGCTGGAGTAGCGGAAGGCCCACAGGCGTTCGCCGTCGCTGATGGCGAGCGTCATCTGGATCGGGTACTCCACACCGTGCTCGTGGCCGATGCGTTCCACCACGCCCGTCATCCGGGCCACCGCGCCCGGCGGGTCCTCCTCCAGGCCGTAGGTGAGCGCCAGGTGGAACATCACCTCCGAGTCCGTCGTCCCCTCGACATTGGGATACAGCGCGGGGTCGATCAGCAGTGTGAGTTCCCGCCGCATGCGGTGGAATTCGGCGATGGCCCCGTTGTGCATGAACATCCAGCGGCCGTGCCGGAAGGGGTGACAGTTCGTCTGCTGCACCGCCGTCCCGGTCGACGCCCGGATGTGGGCGAAGAACAGCGGAGAGCGGACGTGGTCCGCGATCTCCCGCAGGTTGCGGTTGTTCCAGGCGGGGCCGATCTCCCTGAGCAGCGCCGGGGTGCCCGTGTGCTCCTCGGTGTACCAGCCGACGCCGAAGCCGTCGCCGTTCGTCGTCTCCACGCCCATCTTGGAGTGCAGGCTCTGGTCGATCAGGGAGTGGGCCGGTTTGTAGAGGATGGTTTCGAGCAGCAGGGGTGTTCCCGAATACGCGAGCCATCGACACATGAGCGATCACCTCGGGGTGCAACGCACGGTAGCCCTATCCATTGTGGGGTCACCCCCTGGTGATCGCCACGCCAGCGGGACCGGGATCAGGCCACTGTTCGGCCTGATGGGGCCCATGTCCTCGCCAGGGGCGCCGCGGGCGCGGCAGAATCGGGATTCCGTAGGACGAAGGGGCGGGGCGGCCATGGCGATGGGAACGAACTCCGGCGTGGACACGGGGTCGGAGGTGCCGGGGCTGGCCGGGGTGCCGTTGCTCGGGTCGCTCTTCGACCTGAAGTCCGACTCGCTCGGCACCTATCTGCGGGCCCAGCACCGGCACGGTGACCTGGTACGGATCACGGCCGGTCCGCCCGGCATGCGCGCCGAGTTGTACTGCGTCTTCTCCCCCGCGGGCGCCCAGCAGGTGCTCGCCACCGACGCGGCCCGCTTCCGCAAGGACAACCACTTCTACCAGGAGGTGCGGGACTCCTTCGGCAACGGGCTGCTGACCAGTCAGGACGAGGACTACCTGCGCCAACGCAGGCTCGTGCAGCCGCTGTTCACCCGGCGCCGGGTGGACGGCTACGCCGAGGCGGTCGCCGCCGAGACCGACGCGGTCATCGCCTCCTGGGGCCAGGCCCTCGACGGCGTCGTCGACGTCTCCGACGAGATGATGCACCTCGCCCTGCGCGCCGTCGCCCGCATCCTGTTCGGCACCGACGTCGAGGCCACCGCCGACGTGGTGGCCGAATGCTTCCCGGTGATCACCGACTACGTGCTGCGCCGCGGCTACTCCCCCGCGAACATCCCGCGCCACTGGCCCACCCCCGGGAACCGGCGGGCGGCCGCCGCGATGGACGAGCTGTACGGGGTCTGCGACAGGATCATCGCGCAGCGCCGGCGGGCCCCCGGCGCCGGTGCCGGGTCCCCCGGCGAGGACCTGCTGTCGCTGCTCGCCGCCGCCAAGAGCTCCGACGACGGGGAGTTCGACGCCTCCGAGCTGCGCGACCAGGTGCTGATCTTCCTCCTGGCCGGGCACGAGACGACCGCCACCTCCCTCTGCTTCGCCCTGCACCTGCTGGCCCGCCACCCCGAGCAGCAGGACCGGGCTCGCGAGGAGGTCTCCCGCGTACTGGGCGGCCGTACGCCCGGGGCCGCGGACCTGGACCGGCTCCCGTACCTCACCCAGGTGCTCAAGGAGGCGATGCGGCTCTATCCGGCCGCGCCGGTCATCGGGCGCAAGGCCGTCGCCGCCACCCGGATCGGGGAGCACACCATCCCCGCCGGCGCGGACGTGATCCTGGCACCGTGGGTGACGCACCGCCACCCCGCGTACTGGCCGGACCCGGACCGTTTCGACCCCGAGCGCTTCACTCCCGAGGCGGAGGCGGGGCGGCCGCGCTACGCGTGGTTCCCGTTCGGCGGGGGTCCGCGGGCCTGTATCGGACAGCACTTCTCGATGCTGGAGTCGGTGATCGCGCTGGCGATGATCCTGCGGGCGTACGCGTTCGAGGCCGTGGACACCGAGATCCCGGTCGGCGCCGGGATCACCCTGCGGACCGACGGACCGGCGCGCTGCCGGATCCGTCGCCTGGACGCCCGCTAGCGCGCGCCGGTCCCGGATATTGAGATGCGGGCAGGTCAGAGCAGGTAATAGGGTCGATGCCCGTGGAACCACTCACCGAGAAACAGATCCGTGCATCCTTCGTGAACTGCACCAAGGGCGAGGCGGCGCGGCTGCGACTGCCGCTCGACTTCACCGAACTGCCCTGGAAGGACCTGGATTTCCTGGGGTGGGTGGACCCGGGCGCGCCGCTGCGTGCGCATCTCGTACTGCCCCGGGAGGACGGCCCGCTGGGGATCTCGCTGCGCGTACCGTCCGTGGGCCGCACCAGCGTGGTGAAGTCCAGCCTGTGCCAGATCTGTCTGACCGGGCACGCCTCCTCCGGGGTCACCCTGCTGGCCGCCCCGCTCGCGGGCGCGCGCGGGCGTGAGGGCAACACGGTCGGCACCTACATCTGCGCGGACCTGGCCTGCCCCCTGTACGTGCGCGGCAAGCGGCAGCCGAAGCTGCGGGCCGGGCGCTACGAGGAGTCCCTGACGCTGGACGAGCGGCTGGCCCGGATGTCCGAGAACCTGGACGCCTTCGTGGCCCGCGTCACCGGGACCTGAGCACATGCGGCCGGCCCGCGTACGGCCTACGTGCGGTCGGCCGCCGGTTTGTGGTTGCCCTGGAGGCGTTCCAGGTCCGAGGGGCGGACCTGGATGACGAACAGCGCGATCACCGCCCCGACCAGGGTGAACAGCGAGGCCACGACGAAGGCCGAGGTAATGCCCGAGGTGAGGACCTGGTCGCCCCACGGCTTCGGGAGCTGCCCGGTGCGCGCGAAGAAGGCCTTCTGTACGGGGCTCGCGGTGCTGAGGAAGGCGGGCACCTGCTCCTTGGCCTCGTTGCGGCTCGCCGTGCCGTAGACGGTCACCAGGATCGACAGGCCCAGCGAGCCGCCCACCTGCTGCATCGTGTTCAGCAGACCGGACGCGGCGCCCGACTCCCGGTCGGTGACGTTGGACAGGGCCATCAGCGTCAGCGAGACGAACTGCAGGCCCATGCCGAGGGCGAAGAGCAGCATCGGGCCCAGGATGCTGCCCAGGTACGTCGAGTGGACGTCGATCTGCGTCAGCCAGGCCAGGCCGGCCGCCGAGGACAGCGCGCCGGTGACCATGAAGGGCTTGGGCCCGAACCTCGGCAGCAGCTTCGCGGTGAGGCCGGCGCCCACCGCGATCACCGCGCTGACGGGCAGGAAGGCGAGGCCGGCCTGGATCGGGCTGAAGCCCAGCACGATCTGCACGAAGAGGGTCAGGAAGAAGAACATGCCGAAGATCGCGCAGGCGAGCATGAGCATGATGCCGTAGGTCCCGGACCGGTTGCGGTCGGCGAACATGTGCAGCGGGGTGATCGGCTGGGGCGAGCGGCGCTCGTTGAGGATGAACAGGGACAGCAGGACCACGGCCGCACCGAAGGAGCCCAGCGTGACCGGGTCGCGCCAGCCCTCCTGGGAAGCCCGGATGAAGCCGTAGACGAGCGAGACCATGCCCAGGGTGGACAGCAGCGCGCCCGCGAAGTCGAAGTGCCCGGGATGGCGTTCGGACTCGTGCAGCACCTTGACGGCCAGTACCGCGATCACGATGGCGATGGGGACGTTGACGAAGAGCACCCAGCGCCAGTCGAGCCATTCGACGAGGATGCCGCCCGCGAGGAGTCCGATGGCGCCGCCGGCGGCCGAGACGCCGGCGAACACGCCGAACGCCCGGTTGCGGGCGGGGCCTTCGCGGAAGGTGGTGGTGATCAGCGCGAGGGAGGTCGGCGAGGCGATGGCGCCGCCGGCGCCCTGGAGGGCACGCGCGGCCATCAACTGGCCTTCGTTCTGGGCCAGTCCGCCCAGGAGCGAGGCGAGCCCGAACAGCAGGACGCCGAAGATGAAGACGCGTTTGCGGCCGAGGATGTCACCGGTGCGGCCACCCAGGAGCAGCAGTCCGCCGAAGGCGAGAGTGTAGGCGTTGACGACCCAGGACAGGCTCTCGGTCGAGAAGTTGAGCGCGCTCTGGATGTGCGGCAGCGCGATGTTCACGATCGTGATGTCGAGAACCACCATGAGCTGACAGGAGGCGATGACGAACAGGGCGAGTCCGTTGCCGCTTCCGCGGACCTTGCCGTCGGTCCCGTTACTGCTCGGCGATGCGTTCGGGTGCACCCTTTCGACGCTAAGCCCGCACTCCTGGGGTCACCACTCGAACAGCCTAGTAGTGGTGACATTTCACATGTCACACTACGATCATGGATGACTTCCTCAGGCTCTCCGCGGCCACGGCCCGCTTCACCCACGGCGCCCCGCGCGCCTTCTCCTTCGGGGACGAAGGCCGTCTGCTCTGGTTCCTCCGGTCGACCGGCCCCACCGACGCCTTCGACAGCCTCTGGGTGCTCGACACCACCACCGGCGCCGAGACCCGGCTCGCCGATCCCCGCGAGCTGTGCCCCGAGCCGGGCCCCCTCCCGGTGGCCGAACGCCGGCTGCGCGAGCGGACCCGGCTCGTCGCCGCCGGAATCGGCTCCTACGCCCTCTCCGGCGACGGCCTGCGCGCCGTCTTCGCGCTGTACGGACGCCTCTTCGAGGTCGCCGCGGACGGATCCGGGGCGCCCGCCGAGATCCCGGCCGCCGGACCCGCGCTGGACCCGCGGCCGAACGCCGACGGCTCGCGCACCGCCTACGTCGCCGACGACGTCCTGTACGTCGCCCCGGGCGGCCGGATCAGCCCCGACGACGGGGCCCGCTGGGGCCTCGCCGAATTCGCCGCCGCCGAGGAGCTCGGCCGTACCCGCGGCCACTGGTGGTCCCCGGACGGGACCACCCTGCTGGCCGCCCGCGTGGACGAATCCGCCCTCCAGCGGCGCTGGTTCGCCGACCCGGCGCACCCCGAACGGCCCGCCGAGGACTTCGCCTACCCCGAGGCGGGCGGACCCAACGCCGACGTCCAGCTGTGGGTGCTCGGCGACGGCGGGGCCCGGATACGGCTCGACTGGGACGCCGAGACCTACCCGTACGTCTCCGACGCGGGCTGGGAATCCGGGAGCGAGATCCTGCTCACCGTCCATGACCGGCTCCAGCAGAACGCCCTGCTGCTCTCCGCCGACCCGGCCACCGGCCGCACCCGGGAGCTGTCGCGCACCACCCACCCGCACTGGGTGGACCCGCTGGTCCCCGGCACCCCGGCCCGCCTCGCCGACGGGCGGATCCTGACCGCCGCCGACACCCCGGGCGGCGCCGCCCGCGCCCTCGCGGTGGACGGCGAACTGCTCACCGGGGACGGGATACAGGTCCGCGCCGTGGCCGGGGTGCACGAGGGCGGGCTGCTGATCGAGGCGGGCCTGCGCGACCCGTCCGAGCAGCAGGTCCTGTTGCTCGACCCGGACACCGGGGAACTGACCCCGCTCGCGGCGGGGCCCGGTGTGCACACCGTGTCCGCATCGGCCGGGACCCTCCTGCTGACCTGCGCCGACGCCGACGGGGTACGGCGCACCGTACGCACCCCCGACGGGCGGGAGTTCACCCCCGCCGACCTGTCCGAGCCGCTGCCGTACCGGGTGGAGGCGATCCTGGAGCGGGTCACCGAGCACGGCGTCCCCACCGCCCTCGTACTGCCCCGCGACCACGTCCCCGGCCGGCGGCTGCCCGTCCTGGTCGACGGCTACGGCGGCCCCGGCGCGCAGGACATCACCGCCGACCAGCGCCGCCGCCAGCACCGCCAGTGGTGGGCCGACCAGGGCTTCGCGGTGGTGACCGTCGACAACCGGGGGACCCCGTACGTCTCCCCCGCCTACACGCACGCCATGTACCGCGGCTTCTCCGGGGTCACCCTCGACGACCAGGTCGCGGCGCTCCATGCGCTCGCCGCCCGCCACACCGACCTCGACCTCGGCCGGGTCGGGGTGCGCGGCTGGTCGTACGGCGGCTACCTCGCGGCCATGGCCGTGCTGCGCCGCCCGGACGTCTTCCACGCGGCGGCGGCCGGGGCCGCGCCGACCGATTTCCGGCACTACGACACGGCGTACACCGAGCGGTACCTCGGTCTCCCGCAGGACCACCCGGAGGTCTACGAGCGGGACTCGCTGCTGCCCGACGCCCCCGGGCTGTCCCGCCCGCTGCTGCTGATCACGGGCCTGGCCGACGACAACGTCCACCCGTCCCACACCCTGCGCCTCTCCCAGGCCCTGACGGACGCGGGCCGCCCGCACCAGCTGCTGGCCCTGCCCGGCGTCACGCACATGGCCCCGGGCGGCACCCGGGAGAAGCTGATGGCCCTGGAGCTGGCGTTCTTCCGCCGCGAACTGGCCTGAGGGACAACAGCCGCACTCACACCGCCGCGTCCCCGGGCACACCCGCCGCGAAGGCGAGGATGGCGGGAACCGCTTCGCGCAGGCTCGCGAAGTGCCGGTGCACCCCGTGCACCGGGGACGCGGTGTTGACCCCCCACACCGTCATGCCGGCCCGCAGCCCGGACTCGACGCCGGACGGGGCGTCCTCGATGACCAGGCAGTCCTGCGGCGCGGCGCCCAGCCGGGCCGCCGCCAGGAGGTAGGGGACGGGTGAGGGCTTGCCCTCGTCGACGGCGGCGGCATCCACGACCAGGCCCGGGAGCGGCAGGCCCGTCCGGGCGAACCGGCCGCGCACCCGGTGTTCGTAGTTCGAGGTCACCAGGGCCCAGCGCGCCGCGGGCAGGCCGGACAGCAGCTCCGCCGCTCCGTCGAAGGCGGTGTAGTCACCGGTCCGGACGTCTTCGTCCTCCAGCGCGTGCAACGCGGCCAGGCACGCCCGCGGGTCCTGCTCGGGGGCCACCGCCGCGAACGTCTCCATCGGGCGCGTGCGCAGCGCCACCGCGTACACGGCCGCGGGGTCGAGTCCGTACCGGGCCGCCCAGGTCTCCCAGACGCGGCGCTGGTTGGCCACCGCGTCGATGAGCGTCCCGTCGACGTCGAAGAGGACATGGCGCGCGGAGCCCGGCCGGGCCGATGTGTTGGTCACGGCGCGATCATGCCATCAGCGCC encodes:
- a CDS encoding MFS transporter, whose product is MHPNASPSSNGTDGKVRGSGNGLALFVIASCQLMVVLDITIVNIALPHIQSALNFSTESLSWVVNAYTLAFGGLLLLGGRTGDILGRKRVFIFGVLLFGLASLLGGLAQNEGQLMAARALQGAGGAIASPTSLALITTTFREGPARNRAFGVFAGVSAAGGAIGLLAGGILVEWLDWRWVLFVNVPIAIVIAVLAVKVLHESERHPGHFDFAGALLSTLGMVSLVYGFIRASQEGWRDPVTLGSFGAAVVLLSLFILNERRSPQPITPLHMFADRNRSGTYGIMLMLACAIFGMFFFLTLFVQIVLGFSPIQAGLAFLPVSAVIAVGAGLTAKLLPRFGPKPFMVTGALSSAAGLAWLTQIDVHSTYLGSILGPMLLFALGMGLQFVSLTLMALSNVTDRESGAASGLLNTMQQVGGSLGLSILVTVYGTASRNEAKEQVPAFLSTASPVQKAFFARTGQLPKPWGDQVLTSGITSAFVVASLFTLVGAVIALFVIQVRPSDLERLQGNHKPAADRT
- a CDS encoding HAD-IA family hydrolase — protein: MTNTSARPGSARHVLFDVDGTLIDAVANQRRVWETWAARYGLDPAAVYAVALRTRPMETFAAVAPEQDPRACLAALHALEDEDVRTGDYTAFDGAAELLSGLPAARWALVTSNYEHRVRGRFARTGLPLPGLVVDAAAVDEGKPSPVPYLLAAARLGAAPQDCLVIEDAPSGVESGLRAGMTVWGVNTASPVHGVHRHFASLREAVPAILAFAAGVPGDAAV
- a CDS encoding S9 family peptidase, translated to MDDFLRLSAATARFTHGAPRAFSFGDEGRLLWFLRSTGPTDAFDSLWVLDTTTGAETRLADPRELCPEPGPLPVAERRLRERTRLVAAGIGSYALSGDGLRAVFALYGRLFEVAADGSGAPAEIPAAGPALDPRPNADGSRTAYVADDVLYVAPGGRISPDDGARWGLAEFAAAEELGRTRGHWWSPDGTTLLAARVDESALQRRWFADPAHPERPAEDFAYPEAGGPNADVQLWVLGDGGARIRLDWDAETYPYVSDAGWESGSEILLTVHDRLQQNALLLSADPATGRTRELSRTTHPHWVDPLVPGTPARLADGRILTAADTPGGAARALAVDGELLTGDGIQVRAVAGVHEGGLLIEAGLRDPSEQQVLLLDPDTGELTPLAAGPGVHTVSASAGTLLLTCADADGVRRTVRTPDGREFTPADLSEPLPYRVEAILERVTEHGVPTALVLPRDHVPGRRLPVLVDGYGGPGAQDITADQRRRQHRQWWADQGFAVVTVDNRGTPYVSPAYTHAMYRGFSGVTLDDQVAALHALAARHTDLDLGRVGVRGWSYGGYLAAMAVLRRPDVFHAAAAGAAPTDFRHYDTAYTERYLGLPQDHPEVYERDSLLPDAPGLSRPLLLITGLADDNVHPSHTLRLSQALTDAGRPHQLLALPGVTHMAPGGTREKLMALELAFFRRELA